In Montipora capricornis isolate CH-2021 chromosome 4, ASM3666992v2, whole genome shotgun sequence, a single genomic region encodes these proteins:
- the LOC138047460 gene encoding uncharacterized protein isoform X1: MTELKPGITRPQYLGATMNMIFGWFISISVCFAFTTSAEWASRTSKRDDILPSLHLGLGDDPFGSSFESNLLKDQEKHEDASQRAAFPVMDAFKEHTLLTPDDLREKVENSYSDQSGIRQAVENALKKLHRKKEKAEAAAAVNSPVDHVVTAKELVDEVVQQEIESHLGKKTAGGLEGNLAAGAIDSDDLKRKLHEKLEEITRIETKLFTLIRDVKGFLLKKKSDSNDRKDYSLDSDDSDLENVNVESIVSKRSEIPFNIERLRRNESLVENFIRDALKEDFVIDPSEYDENDNASGEDNEAAKQGDTRDLLGKEETQKAMLKKAVPGDLEDIPVSSLEREIDENDTVASDHGITRDALVDSPFSSLDYKKITGKRSRHFLS; the protein is encoded by the exons ATGACCGAGTTAAAACCTGGCATAACACGTCCACAGTATTTAG GGGCGACGATGAACATGATCTTTGGGTGGTTTATTTCGATTTCCGTGTGCTTTGCTTTCACCACAAGTGCAGAATGGGCTTCGAGAACGTCGAAACGAG atgatattttaCCGAGTCTTCATCTGGGACTTGGAGACGACCCTTTTGGCTCAAGTTTTGAGAGCAACCTGCTTAAAGATCAAGAGAAGCATGAGGACGCAAGTCAGAGAGCAGCGTTCCCGGTAATGGATGCATTCAAAGAACATACGcttctaacaccagatgatttaaGGGAGAAAGTCGAAAACAGTTATTCCGATCAAAGTGGAATTCGGCAAGCAGTCGAAAATGCTTTAAAGAAACTacacagaaagaaagaaaaagctgaAGCTGCAGCCGCAGTGAACTCGCCGGTCGATCATGTTGTTACTGCTAAGGAACTTGTGGATGAAGTGGTCCAACAAGAGATAGAAAGCCACCTGGGCAAAAAAACTGCCGGAGGACTGGAAGGCAATCTGGCTGCGGGAGCTATAGACAGCGATGACTTAAAACGTAAGCTGCACGAGAAACTCGAGGAAATAACTAGAATTGAAACAAAGCTTTTTACGCTTATTCGAGACGTTAAGGGATTCCTGTTAAAGAAGAAAAGTGACTCAAATGATCGGAAGGATTACTCACTGGACAGCGACGACAGCGACCTCGAAAATGTCAATGTTGAAAGTATTGTGTCTAAACGAAGtgaaattcctttcaacatcgaGCGACTTCGCAGGAACGAAAGTCTGGTGGAGAATTTCATCCGTGACGCTCTGAAAGAGGACTTCGTCATCGATCCTAGCGAGTATGATGAGAACGACAATGCGAGCGGTGAAGATAATGAGGCTGCAAAGCAGGGAGATACAAGAGATTTGCTAGGAAAAGAAGAAACACAAAAAGCAATGCTCAAAAAAGCTGTCCCAGGAGATCTTGAAGACATTCCAGTCTCAAGCTTAGAGAGAGAAATTGACGAAAATGACACGGTCGCTAGTGACCACGGAATTACCCGTGATGCTCTTGTTGATTCACCTTTCTCGTCTTTGGATTACAAGAAAATTACTGGGAAGCGATCCAGGCACTTCCTATCCTAG
- the LOC138047460 gene encoding uncharacterized protein isoform X2, producing the protein MNMIFGWFISISVCFAFTTSAEWASRTSKRDDILPSLHLGLGDDPFGSSFESNLLKDQEKHEDASQRAAFPVMDAFKEHTLLTPDDLREKVENSYSDQSGIRQAVENALKKLHRKKEKAEAAAAVNSPVDHVVTAKELVDEVVQQEIESHLGKKTAGGLEGNLAAGAIDSDDLKRKLHEKLEEITRIETKLFTLIRDVKGFLLKKKSDSNDRKDYSLDSDDSDLENVNVESIVSKRSEIPFNIERLRRNESLVENFIRDALKEDFVIDPSEYDENDNASGEDNEAAKQGDTRDLLGKEETQKAMLKKAVPGDLEDIPVSSLEREIDENDTVASDHGITRDALVDSPFSSLDYKKITGKRSRHFLS; encoded by the exons ATGAACATGATCTTTGGGTGGTTTATTTCGATTTCCGTGTGCTTTGCTTTCACCACAAGTGCAGAATGGGCTTCGAGAACGTCGAAACGAG atgatattttaCCGAGTCTTCATCTGGGACTTGGAGACGACCCTTTTGGCTCAAGTTTTGAGAGCAACCTGCTTAAAGATCAAGAGAAGCATGAGGACGCAAGTCAGAGAGCAGCGTTCCCGGTAATGGATGCATTCAAAGAACATACGcttctaacaccagatgatttaaGGGAGAAAGTCGAAAACAGTTATTCCGATCAAAGTGGAATTCGGCAAGCAGTCGAAAATGCTTTAAAGAAACTacacagaaagaaagaaaaagctgaAGCTGCAGCCGCAGTGAACTCGCCGGTCGATCATGTTGTTACTGCTAAGGAACTTGTGGATGAAGTGGTCCAACAAGAGATAGAAAGCCACCTGGGCAAAAAAACTGCCGGAGGACTGGAAGGCAATCTGGCTGCGGGAGCTATAGACAGCGATGACTTAAAACGTAAGCTGCACGAGAAACTCGAGGAAATAACTAGAATTGAAACAAAGCTTTTTACGCTTATTCGAGACGTTAAGGGATTCCTGTTAAAGAAGAAAAGTGACTCAAATGATCGGAAGGATTACTCACTGGACAGCGACGACAGCGACCTCGAAAATGTCAATGTTGAAAGTATTGTGTCTAAACGAAGtgaaattcctttcaacatcgaGCGACTTCGCAGGAACGAAAGTCTGGTGGAGAATTTCATCCGTGACGCTCTGAAAGAGGACTTCGTCATCGATCCTAGCGAGTATGATGAGAACGACAATGCGAGCGGTGAAGATAATGAGGCTGCAAAGCAGGGAGATACAAGAGATTTGCTAGGAAAAGAAGAAACACAAAAAGCAATGCTCAAAAAAGCTGTCCCAGGAGATCTTGAAGACATTCCAGTCTCAAGCTTAGAGAGAGAAATTGACGAAAATGACACGGTCGCTAGTGACCACGGAATTACCCGTGATGCTCTTGTTGATTCACCTTTCTCGTCTTTGGATTACAAGAAAATTACTGGGAAGCGATCCAGGCACTTCCTATCCTAG
- the LOC138047454 gene encoding LON peptidase N-terminal domain and RING finger protein 3-like codes for MEKFEIAIPEDGHVILLSQTGRSMSEPSREIQRFDAEYDERWSKEMSPPITEETSVGRICSLRSRTTGSDIDDVLQVPQGWLPRKLKINCNGENDIANALIAQQRVFLQKETKTAVANVEKSSLHCPVCRCFYVVPVTLSCGHTLCKPCIWLGNGDQNNFNIDCGLCGARNATSRLSTNVLISHLIQRWFPQEYEREVMVLENAQREWLFGKERTKVIALLTDVLKTSPFNFTARRWRSHALFKMEMYQQALEDADQACMLRPFLPSVYHLRGLILVTMDSYEKAAFSFARAAALDPSNDECLSQLLACLAKLLNSESAHRKDFSGQCTALTSSKITSNRHKLTCLSQQWFSGGPVNDDKSGGRNRRNLRKRSNSSETASPSTESLWKPHLKRPLQGTELYRNNLSRTEQSLSKIRKLSGHEIQIKTKEDLECKICYAVLFQPITTDCGHTFCRACLQRSLDFRSECPYCRQTVDCRAVTNTAITCEVKEMAENLFQKQYIERELSFADEKAKWKRVGVDEHTEVPVFVCTLAFPSLKYPLHIFEPRYRLMIRKSYELGTGMFGMCAYDPDFGFSEYGTMLSIDKMELLPDGRSIIQTTATRRFRVMSRGMTDGYNTATVQWLEDDAPPELAHGEVTDLDILSTDCRKHLRIWFSSLTEVQQSCVTNAIGPIPSDAEEEPKYSPNGPSWLWWALAAIPLQDRAKLIILSMTSLDERLRSLRRFLELLVLSR; via the exons ATGGAGAAATTTGAAATCGCAATACCAGAAGACGGACATGTGATTCTTCTGTCACAGACTGGCCGATCAATGTCTGAACCAAGCCGCGAAATTCAAAGATTCGATGCCGAATACGATGAACGATGGTCCAAGGAAATGTCCCCGCCGATTACCGAAGAAACATCTGTTGGCAGAATATGCAGTCTTCGTTCAAGAACAACCGGGTCGGATATCGACGACGTTTTACAGGTACCACAAGGTTGGTTGCCTCGCAAGTTAAAGATAAACTGTAACGGCGAAAATGATATCGCAAACGCATTAATAGCCCAACAAAGGGTATTCCtgcaaaaagaaactaaaacTGCTGTTGCAAATGTTGAGAAAAGTTCTTTGCATTGCCCGGTTTGCAGATGTTTTTATGTCGTTCCTGTCACGCTTAGTTGTGGACACACATTATGTAAGCCATGCATCTGGTTGGGAAATGGTGACCAGAATAACTTCAATATCGACTGTGGTTTGTGTGGAGCAAGAAATGCCACAAGCCGGCTATCGACCAACGTGCTTATATCACATTTGATTCAAAGGTGGTTTCCTCAAGAATACGAAAGAGAAGTCATGGTACTTGAAAACGCCCAGCGTGAATGGTTGTTTGGAAAGGAACGAACAAAAGTGATCGCTTTACTGACCGATGTCCTGAAAACTTCCCCTTTCAATTTCACAGCGCGAAGATGGCGAAGTCATGCGTTATTTAAGATGGAAATGTACCAACAAGCCCTAGAAGACGCGGATCAAGCTTGTATGTTGCGACCGTTTCTCCCGTCCGTTTATCACCTGAGAGGCCTAATTTTGGTTACTATGGACAGCTACGAGAAGGCAGCGTTTAGTTTCGCCCGCGCTGCAGCTCTTGATCCGTCCAATGATGAATGTCTTTCACAGTTGCTCGCTTGTCTGGCAAAACTCCTTAACTCGGAAAGCGCTCACCGGAAAGATTTTTCGGGACAATGTACAGCGTTGACATCTTCTAAAATCACAAGCAATCGTCATAAACTTACATGTCTTTCACAACAATGGTTCAGTGGCGGCCCAGTTAATGACGATAAGAGCGGTGGAAGAAACAGACGAAACTTGAGGAAACGGAGCAACTCGAGCGAAACTGCCAGTCCATCTACTGAATCTCTTTGGAAACCCCACCTAAAACGCCCTTTACAAGGAACGGAGTTATACCGTAATAATCTGTCAAGGACAGAACAATCTTTATCAAAAATTCGTAAACTTTCAGGACACGAAATTCAAATCAAGACCAAAGAAGACCTAGAATGTAAAATCTGCTACGCTGTTCTTTTCCAACCGATCACCACTGACTGTGGACACACTTTTTGTCGGGCCTGCTTACAAAGAAGCCTGGACTTTAGATCTGAATGCCCATATTGCCGACAAACGGTTGACTGCAGAGCTGTGACGAACACCGCCATAACTTGCGAGGTGAAAGAGATGGCTGAAAATCTGTTCCAAAAGCAATACATCGAAAGAGAGCTCAGCTTTGCCGACGAGAAAGCGAAGTGGAAAAG AGTTGGTGTTGATGAACATACTGAAGTTCCTGTGTTTGTGTGTACGTTGGCCTTCCCATCTTTGAAGTACCCGCTTCACATCTTTGAACCTCGCTACCGACTCATGATTCGTAAATCTTACGAGCTAGGAACCGGGATGTTTGGAATGTGTGCTTATGACCCGGATTTTGGATTCTCGGAATATGGCACCATGCTTTCCATCGACAAGATGGAACTACTTCCTGACGGACGCTCAATCATCCAGACAACAGCTACGAGAAGATTCCGCGTCATGTCGCGCGGTATGACAGATGGTTACAACACCGCAACTGTACAGTGGCTCGAAGATGACGCCCCACCTGAGCTTGCACATGGCGAGGTCACAGACCTGGATATTCTGAGTACCGATTGTAGAAAACATTTACGGATTTGGTTTAGCAGTCTAACGGAGGTACAACAGTCATGTGTTACAAACGCAATCGGTCCAATTCCAAGTGACGCAGAGGAGGAGCCAAAGTACAGCCCAAATGGTCCATCTTGGCTGTGGTGGGCTCTTGCTGCCATTCCACTTCAGGATAGAGCAAAACTGATTATCTTATCCATGACGTCTCTGGATGAGAGACTAAGAAGTCTTCGACGATTTTTAGAACTTTTAGTTTTGAGCAGATAA